A part of Aegilops tauschii subsp. strangulata cultivar AL8/78 chromosome 2, Aet v6.0, whole genome shotgun sequence genomic DNA contains:
- the LOC109773806 gene encoding fasciclin-like arabinogalactan protein 10, with protein sequence MAAAARRLLLLLAVSLAALAAARAHNITDILDGYSEYSLYNNYLSQTKVCDEINGRSTVTCLVLTNGAMSSLVANLSLADVKNALRLLTLLDYYDPKKLHSLHGGSELTTTLYQTTGDASGDMGHVNITNLRGGKVGFASAEPGSKFQATYTKSVKEEPYNLSVLEVSDPITFPGLFTSPSAASTNLTALLEKAGCKRFARLIVSSGVVKTYQAAMDKGLTLFAPTDDAFQAKGLPDLGKLTSADLVALLEYHALPQYAPKASLKTMKGGIPTLASTGKGKYDLSVVAKGDDVSMDTGMDKSRVASTVLDDTPVTVHTVDSVLLPPELFGGAPSPAPGASVDAPASAPAPETSSAPAPSPKTDKTKPKHKSPAHSPPAPPADTPDTAPAESPDGDEEADKADNKNGATAVGMGIAAMVASVALVGATLL encoded by the coding sequence atggccgccgccgcccgccgcctcctcctcctcctggccgtgtccctcgccgccctcgccgccgcccgcgcccacaACATCACGGATATCCTCGACGGCTACTCCGAGTACTCGCTCTACAACAACTACCTTTCCCAGACCAAGGTCTGCGACGAGATCAACGGCCGCAGCACGGTGACCTGCCTCGTGCTCACCAACGGCGCCATGTCCTCCCTCGTCGCCAACCTCTCCCTCGCCGACGTCAAGAACGCGCTCCGCCTGCTCACCCTCCTCGACTACTACGACCCCAAGAAGCTGCACTCGCTCCACGGCGGCTCCGAGCTCACCACCACGCTCTACCAGACCACCGGCGACGCCTCCGGGGACATGGGCCACGTCAACATCACCAACCTCCGCGGCGGCAAGGTCGGCTTCGCCTCCGCCGAGCCCGGCTCCAAGTTCCAGGCCACCTACACCAAGTCCGTCAAGGAGGAGCCGTACAACCTCTCCGTCCTCGAGGTCTCCGACCCCATCACCTTCCCGGGCCTCTTCACCTCCCCGTCCGCCGCCTCCACCAACCTCACCGCGCTCCTCGAGAAGGCCGGCTGCAAGCGCTTCGCGCGCCTCATCGTGTCGTCCGGGGTCGTCAAGACGTACCAGGCGGCCATGGACAAGGGGCTCACCCTGTTCGCGCCCACCGACGACGCGTTCCAGGCCAAGGGCCTGCCGGATCTGGGCAAGCTCACCAGCGCCGACCTCGTGGCGCTGCTGGAGTACCACGCCTTGCCGCAGTACGCGCCCAAGGCGTCGCTCAAGACCATGAAGGGCGGCATCCCGACCCTGGCCTCCACCGGCAAGGGGAAGTACGACCTCTCCGTGGTTGCCAAGGGCGACGACGTGTCCATGGACACCGGCATGGACAAGTCCCGCGTCGCGTCCACGGTGCTCGACGACACCCCGGTGACCGTGCACACGGTGGACAGCGTGCTGCTGCCGCCGGAGCTCTTCGGCGGCGCGCCGTCGCCGGCACCCGGAGCGTCGGTCGATGCACCTGCGTCGGCCCCTGCACCAGAAACCTCCTccgcgccggcgccctcgcccaAGACCGACAAGACGAAACCGAAGCACAAGTCGCCAGCGCATTCCCCGCCCGCGCCGCCGGCTGATACGCCTGACACGGCCCCCGCCGAGTCGCCGGACGGAGACGAGGAGGCGGACAAGGCCGACAACAAGAACGGCGCGACCGCGGTGGGCATGGGCATTGCGGCCATGGTGGCCTCTGTCGCTCTGGTCGGCGCGACACTCCTCTGA